GAGAACGAGCGAGTCGAGCGTCACGACGTCGTCGGCGTGCGAGATGGCTGAACATCCCAGTAAAATCGCGAGGACGCATAATAAATTCTTCATCTTTTCACCTCCATGGAGGTTTTAAACAGTTCTCTGGCTTACGGGTTTTAAAGATTCGAAAAGACGCAGGTATCCGTAGCCGCGGGGAACGCGGAACGGTCCCGGTTTTCAGGACGGGTCTATAGCAGAAGGGATGAGTCAGTGATTTCGAGCCCGGGGGGCGAGTGCTCCTTCGAGGCGACGTTCCTCGGCTCGAGAGGATCGCCCGGTGTAAAATCGAGCATGACTACGGGTATTGTGAAAACTACCGTTCTTACGGTGAAATTATTGTCTATAGAGGCGTTTACGAGGCTCTCGAAACAGCAGGACGAGGCCGAGTCTCCCGACTCACGGGAGATCGATGCTCCTTCCTCAGGCGCAGCTTTATCGGCCTCCCGGGCCATGCCGTGACAGCCGGGGTGTTGCGACTGCGCCTCTCCCGGTGCGGGCGCAGGGGATGCGAGCGCAACCGGCCTGAATCCGCTGTAGCAGACAAGGACTATTAATATGAGGGTGAGGCTTATGTATCTCGTCATCGCTTCTGGTTATAAAATACAACTTAAAAGCACGAAGTCAACGGCCTTGAAACTTGCCCGAATGGGGGAGCCCCGGCAGCGGGCGTTCGTTCAGGCGGCTCATGAGACAATAGCCGAAGCTTCGGTTAATCTACATTATTGCCACATATTAACGCGTCTGGGAGGCTCGGAATGGAATTTACCAAAATCAGCGGAACCGACATTGAATCTTCGAGAATAGGGCTCGGGTGCTGGGCGATAGGCGGCTGGCTTTGGGGCGGGAGCGAGGAGAGGGAGTCGATAGATACCATAATCTCGGCGCTGGACAGGGGGATAACCCTCATCGACACCGCGGCGATATACGGCTTCGGGAGGTCCGAGGAGATCGTAGGGAAGGCGATCGCGGAGTACGGAAACCGCGGGAAAATAATCCTCGCGACGAAAGCCGGGCTCGACTGGACATCCGGAAAGGTATACAGGAACTCTACGCGTGACCGCATAATGAAGGAGGTCGAGGATTCGCTTACGCGCCTCCGGACGGATTACATAGACATCTACCAGATACACTGGCCGGACTACGATACGCCGATAGAGGAAACCGCAAAGGCGATGAACGAGCTTTTCGAAAGGGGGGTCATTAAGGCCATAGGGGTCAGCAACTATTCCCCGGAGCAGATGGACGTATTCAGGAAAAATTCGCCCCTCCACACGTCGCAGCCCCCTTATAACCTTTTCGAGCGCGGTATAGAGGAAGACATCCTGCCCTACTGCGACGGCAACAAAATCACCATGCTCCTTTACGGCGCCATATGCAGGGGGCTCCTCAGCGGGAGGATGAACAAGGACACCCAATTCGAGGGCGACGACATACGAAAGGCTGATCCCAAGTTCGGCGAGCCGAGGTTTGCGCAGTACCTGGAGGCCGTGAGCCTCCTCGATGAATATGCCCGGAAGCACTACGGAAAGCGCGTCATACATCTGGCCGTAAGGTGGGTGCTCGACAAGGCGCCTTCGCACATAGCGCTATGGGGTGCGAGGCGTCCGTCGCAGCTCGACCCGGTCGGCGACATAACGGGCTGGTCGCTCAAGAACGAGGACTTCGAAGCTATAGATAGAATTCTCGAAGAGGCAATATCCGAACCCGTAGGGCCCGAGTTCATGGCCCCTCCCGAGCACGGGCCGGCGTGAGACGGGTCAATCCTTGTCGAGAGATTTTATCGTCCCGGGCGTAAGCTCACGGAGGCTGCCGAGTATGACATCCGCGCTCTCGAACTCCGCCGGGGTCAGTCTCTTGTCGGGTATGGCGATGCAGTACATACCCGCGCCCTTCGCCGACCTGAGACCGTTTATCGAATCCTCTATCGCAACGCATTCGGCGGGCTCGACGCCCAGCGTCTCCGCCGTGTGCACGTAGATGTCGGGGTGGGGCTTCCCGTTTCCGACGGAGTCGCCCGAGACTACGGCGAGGAAATGATCGCGGAGCGAGAACATGTCAAGGACGAAGTTTACGACCCTTAACGGAGAGCTCGACGCGACGGCAAGCCTGTAGCCCTCTTCGCCGAGCTGTTCGAGGAGGGGCGCCAGGGCCGGTATCACTTCGAGCTCTTTCTCGTATATGGACGTGAGTATGGAGATGCGCTCGTTTATTATTTCCTCGACGGTTTCTTCGAGGTCGAACGTATCGACGAGGAGCCTCCCGGAATCGCGCTGGTTGAGCCCCACTATTTTGTCCCTGTAGTCGGGGCTGTAATCTATGTTCCTCCTGGCCAGCAGTATCCTCTCGGTTTTTTCCCAGAGCGGCTCGCTGTCTATCATGACGCCGTCCATGTCGAATATCACTGCGTTTATCATAGAATGTCCGTCCCGGTCTCTGTTCGGGAATTCCCGGCGCCGGGTTTTGCAATGAGCCTACCCGGGGAATCACCCGCTAGAAAGTGTCGGACGGGCATCCGCCCTCATGCGGATGCCCCGAAAGAAGGTTGGAGAATCGGTATGACTTATATTTCTTTAAGCGCCGGCTTATGCGCGCCGTTCCTTAATCGAACGTAATCCCGAAATTGAGGTAGCCGCCGCTGGAAGGGCCGTAATAGCTCGGCCCGTAATAAACGGGAGGCGGGGCGTATACTACCGGCGGCGGGGCGTATACTACCGGAGGAGACGAATAGTATATGTAATTGCGCGGGCCGTAGGCATAGGGGCGATAATAACCCTTGTGGTGATGATGCTTTTTGTAGTAGCCGTGGTGGTGATGTTTATAGTGCCCACGTCCTTTCCGGGCCATGCCGTCGTCCGGCATTCCGAATACGAAGGCTATTAAAACTAAAAGGGGTATAAGTATTTTTTTCATGACTCATCTCCTTTTGCTTCATCCTATGTGTATATAAACCCGTTAACAAGGGTAAAGGTTGCGAAGCCTGAATCAAGCTTTTTTTACGCCTGGCAGGCCGGCCGGAAAGCGAGGGGATCGGTGAGGAGAAATTTTGTTTGATGGATTGTGGTTACGTTGTGATTTTGTCCGGGTCTACGTGTATCGTGACCTCGGAGCCGGGGACGTTATCCTTTATTTCCCTGACGATGTCCTCGGCAATCTCGTGGGATTTTACGAAAGTGAGGGTGTGGTCCATGACGACGTGGAACTCGACGAACTTGGCCTGTCCGGCGTTTCTCGTCCGGAGCTTGTGGAAGCTCCTGACCTCAGGCGCGTATTTCATTATCGACTTCTCTATCTCGTCTATGGTATCCGGGGGCAGCTCCCTGTCCATGAGTATGTCCACCGACTGGATGATTATGTCCTTGGAGGACCAGAATATGAGGGCCGCGATGACGATGGATATTATGGGGTCGATGAAGTAAAACCCCGTGAGCTTTATGATCACGAGCCCGGCGACCACCCCGGTGTTGGTGTATACGTCGACGCTGTAGTGAAGGCTGTCGGCCCCGAGGACGAGGCTCTCCGTTTCCTTCGCCACTTTTTTTATATACTTCGCGAGGAAGTAGCTTACGAAGATGGAAACGAATATGACGACGATCCCCCAGTCGACGGATACGAGCTCGCCGCCCTCCGTCAGCCTGACTATGGAGAGGTAAACCAGATAGAGGGCGGAAGACCATATCACGAAGGTTTGAAACAGCCCCGCGAGCCCCTCGGCCTTACCGTGGCCGAACCTGTGCTCGCTGTCGGCGGGCTTTTCGGATTTTTGTATGGAGAAGTAGTTTACGGACGACGTGATTATGTCGAGGAACGAATCCACCGCCGAGGCCAGTATGCTGATGGAATTCGTCAGTATGCCGACCACGATCTTTACTATTATCAGGGTGAAGGATACAGCTATGGATAAGACGGCGGTGCGAAGCTTTTTATCCTTGACGTGATTCTGGCAGCTCGAAAACAATGGTCCGTATCTCGCGCGGTTTTTTTCGGGGACGGAGGCGGGGAGTAATCTCCGTCCTCTGGCCGCGCAAGAGTATTCAAAGAGACAGCGCCGATGCACCGGTCCTTCGGTTTGGTCTTAGGCGGTACTCCATCTCTTGAGCTTTTCGTCAACCTTCCTCGAAAGGCTTTCCCTGTACTCTTCTATGTCGATTCGAATTCTCGATGCGCCGGTATGCATGGCCGTCTCAGCGACGGCGACGGACTCCCATACGAGCACCCTCGGATCGAACGGGCTCGGGACTATGTATTCCGGGCCGAATTCGAAGTTCTTTTTGCCGTAAGCCTTCGCGACGCTCTCGTCCGCCCCCGTCTTGGCGAGGTTGGCGAGCGAATGCGCGGCTGCCACCTTCATCTCTTCGTTTATGGCCTTGGCCCTTACGTCGAGCGCGCCCCTGAAGATAAAGGGGAACCCGAGCACGTTGTTGACCTGGTTCGGATAGTCGGACCTTCCGGTCGCCATTATGACGTCCTTCCTCGCGGCCTTTGCCTCGGGGTAGGAGATTTCGGGATCGGGGTTGGCCATGGCGAATATAATGGGCTTGTCGGCCATCGATTTGACCATGGCCTGCGTGACCATTCCGCCCTCGCTGAGGCCGACGAATACGTCGGCGCCCTTCATGGCGTCTCCGAGCGTCCTTGCGCTCGTATCGACGGCGAATCTCTCCTTCTGGGTATTCATGCCGGCTTCCCTTCCCTTGTAGATCACGCCGCGGCTGTCGCACATGACGATGTTTGCGCGCTTGGCCCCGAGCTGTATGAAGAACTCGGCGCAGGCTATGGCCGATGCGCCGGCGCCGTTAAACGTCATCCTGAGCTCGCTTATGTCCTTGCCGACGAGCTCGCACGCGTTTAAGAGCCCCGCGCCGGAAATGATGGCCGTTCCGTGCTGGTCGTCGTGGAATACCGGGATGTCGGTCTGCTTTCTGAGCTCGTCCTCGATGTAAAAGCACTCAGGAGCCTTTATGTCCTCGAGGTTTATGCCGCCGAATGTGGGCTCTAGGTATTTCACGGTCTTGATGATTTCGTCGGGGTCTTCGGTGTTTAATTCTATGTCGAATGCGTCGATGCCGGCGAATCTCTTGAAGAGGACGCTCTTACCTTCCATGACGGGCTTTCCGGCGAGCGCGCCTATCTTTCCGAGCCCGAGAACCGCGGTGCCGTTCGACACGACACCCACGAGGTTGCCCTTGTTCGTGTATTCGTACGCGAGATCGGGATCCCTGTAAATTTCCATGCAGGGCTCGGCCACACCGGGCGAATAGGCCAGGGACAGGTCCCACTGTGTGAGGCACGGCTTCGTCGGGACTACCTCTATCTTGCCTTTTCTTCCCACGCGGTGGTATTCGAGGGCGGCCTTCTTTATGTCCTGGTCCCTTTCTTTCTCGTTCTCGTTCTCATTCTCTGCCGAATTCGACATGTAATTAAAATCCTCCGTTTTGGTTCAGGGTTGTTGAGCCTGTATTTTTGTCGAGTTTATATGGCCTAGCTTCTCACGCCGCAGCCGCAGCCGGAATGCCCGCAGCCGCCGCTTCCGCCGACGCTCGTCGAAGGCGCTTGTGTTTCACCTTGGGATTTGACACCGAAAGAGGAAAACTGCTTCTCGATGTTGGAACCGTGGCACGAAAGACATGAAACGTCGTCGTCTTTGTTCAGCAACAACGCTTCGAATTCCTCATTACAATCGAGGCACCTGTATTCGTATATCGGCACGACTTGATTCCTCCGCACCTAAGAACTTGCAAGCATTATAGAATTATCTAAACACTAGTCAACCGGCGGTGCTTCCGGCAAGAGGGAAATGCCCCTCGTTTGTAGAAGGGAGATATTATAACAGGAATAAATGAGCGTGTTAAGGAGGATTTTAAGGTTATGAAAGACCGGCGGGAAAATCGAACTTTCTGACGTGATGGGCCTCGCCTTCGACCGCAACCGCCGCTACGTAGCCCCGGGGCCCGTCGATGCCAACGAGGGACAACGAGCCTCCGATGTTCACCGGTCTTCCGGGATCGAGCAGCCACCCTGCGGGCGGAGGCCCCGGGATCACGAGCCCTTTCCTCGTGAATACCCCGTACCCGCCGGCCTTTACCGACGCCTCCCTGAACGTCCAGAGCCTGAAGAAGGCCTCTCGTTTCAGCTCCTCGGGGCGGGAGCGGTAGAACTCTCCCTCCGTTTCGGTGAAAAAGCGCCTGATGACGTCTTCGGGTCTTCTGACCTCCCTCAGGTATTCGACGTCGATGCCGACCTCTTTCCCGGCCGCAACGGCATACATAGCCAGCTCGTGGGAGTGCGAGAGATTGAACGACACCGCCGGGGCATCGGCCCGTGCTTTAACGAAGGGCTTTCCCCCCTTTCCATAGCCGAGCTCTATGGCCCCGGGCTCTTCTCCCGTGTAGAGGGACAGAATGCGTCTCAGTATGCCGCGGGACGCTACGAACATATCCCTTCCGTTGCCCGGCCGGAGTTTCTCCGCCCGCGCGGATTCGTCCGGTGAGAGTACGCGCCTGAGCCGCTCGATCTCCTCGCCCGTGAATGCGAGCGGACGCGCCGTCCAGACGTGAATCTCGCTTTCGTCAAGGGCTGTCCGCGGCCGGAGTGATGAGACGGATTTTCTATTCACGTTAAAAAGGATACTATAGCCGAAACCGGTTTCTCAACCCGGGCCCCCGGAAGGACGGGCCCGTGGATATTTCGCCTCAGAAGGATTTCCAGAAGTCTATGCCCAGCGAGTCGAGAACCCTCTGGCCGTAAATGTTCAGGTAAAAGAGGGTGTTCGTGACCATGAGAAGACCGACCGCTACGAGCGTCCCGCCTACGACAATTTTATAGACGTTGTAATGCTTCTTTATCCAGCCGAAGGCCGTAAGCGCCTTCGATAGCGCGAGCCCGGTGATGATGAAGGGAAGGCCGAGGCCTATCGAGTATACGAACAGCAAAAGCGCTCCCTTTCCCGCGCCCTCGGCGGTGCTCGCGTAAAGGAGTATCGACGCGAGTATGGGCCCCACGCACGGGGTCCAGCCGAAGCCGAACGCTATGCCGAGGAGGAAGATACCGGCGTTCCCCATGTTGCCTCCGCCGACGTTGAGCCTCCTTTCCCTGTAGAGGAAGGGGACCTTGAGAAGGTCCATCGTGAAGAGGCCGAAGATTATTATTATCACGCCGGATATTCGGAGGAGAAGGACTTTGTTCTGATGAAGGAATGTCCCGAGGAACGAGGCCCCCGCGCCGAGCGAAACGAACACGCACGAGAACCCGAGCACGAAGAGGAGGCTCGGGACGAGTATTTTCGTCATCTTCCCTTCGGCCGCGCCGCCGGTGAGCTCCTCGAAAGACATCTTCGAGACCATCGAGACGTAGCCCGGGATGAGGGGCAGGACGCAGGGGGACAGGAACGATACGATCCCCGCGAGAAACGCTATGGCCCAGCTTACCTGTACTTCGGCGGGGTTCATTTAGACATCTCCGAGAGGATTTTTTTAAATTGCTTTTCCCCATCCTCGCCTACGAACGGGCCGTAGTTCTGGCGTATTATCTGCCCGTCCCCGTTTATGAAGAAGGTGGCGGGCAGGGCCACTACTCCGTACCTGCTCGACGCGTCGCCCGAGGGGTCGTGAAGGTTGAGGTAAGTGACGCCCTCCGACTCCACGAATTTTTCGGCGTTTTTCTTGTCGTCCATGACGTCTATGCCTACGAATACGACGCCCTTGCCCTCGTATTCCTTCCAGCTCTTTTCGAACAGGGGTATCTCTTCCTTGCACGGGCCGCACCACGAGGCCCAGAAGTTGAGCACCACGGGCTTGCCCCTGAAATCCGAAAGGCTCACTTTTTTGCTCCCGTCTATGGTCGAAAGTGTGAAATCAGCCGCCTTCGGAAGCTTCGAATCGGAAATCGGCTCTCCATCCTTTTCGCACGCCGCGAGCGCCGCTGCCAGAAGAACGGCCGACAAGAGCGGGAGAAAGAGTTTCTTCATTTTGTCTCCTTGGTAATATCCGCGTAATCTCCGGCGGGGTTAAAATAATATACCATTCAATATTTTTTTTGAGCCGGAAAATTAGAAATTAGTGCGAATGCGTTTCCTATCGCGCTGGTTCCGCACGTCCGTCCGTGGGGTTAGATAACCGCCGGAGAGCGTTTATACTAATCGGGCTTATGGCCCGCGTCCGTGGGGGGCCGTGCCGTGCGTGTCAAAATAAGGGGGCTTTATATTATATGCTGAAGGCCGTGATTTTCGATTTCGACGGGGTTATAGCGAATACGGAGCCGGTGCATCTCCGGGCGTTTCAAAGGGCACTCGCCGGGGAGGGAGTCGAGCTTACCGAAGAGGATTACTACGCGAATTACCTCGCATACGACGACAGGACGCTTTTCGTGAGGCTCTACGATGACAGGGGGCTCGAAATGGAAAGCGCCCTCCTGGCCGCTCTTATGGAGCGTAAGTCCCTCAATTACGACGAGATGATCGAAGGGAATATAGAGCTTCTGCCGGGTGCGGTGGATTTCATAAAGTCCCTCGGGGGAAAATACAGGCTGGCGATAGGGTCGGGGGCTCTCGAAGCCGAGATCATGAACGTTCTCGACTTCGCCGGTATAAGGGACATCTTCGAAGTGATTGTCGGGGCCGACCGGATAGCGAACTGTAAGCCCGCGCCCGACGTTTACCTGGAAGCGCTCAGGTGTCTTAACGCCCTCCCCGGAGAGGGCGGTGAAATAGCCCCGGCCGAGTGCCTGGTCATAGAGGATTCGGTCTCGGGTATAAAGGCCGCGCTGGCCGCCGGGATGAAGTGCCTCGCGGTTACGAATTCCTATTCCGAGGCCGAGCTCGGTGAGGCGCATGCCGTAAAGCCCGGGCTCGCGGGGCTCGACCCCGGAATCCTCGGGAAATTATTTTGACCGGGCGTCTCCGGCTAACCGCCCAGAGCATCCTTTAAAGCTCTATTTCGGCCCCCGGATTGAGAATCTTTCCAAGTACAATTACTATTAACCGCGTGGATATGTATGCGCTGATAATGGCAGGCGGCGAGGGGAAGCGGTTCTGGCCCCTCAGCAGCCGCGAAAAGCCGAAGCAGTTCCTTACGCTTACGGGCGGGAAGTCGCTCATACGGGAGACCGTGGACAGGGTCCTCCCGCTCGTACCCATAGAAAGGATATTCATAGTCACCGTCGAGAAATACAGGGACGAGACGATGAAGCACATTCCGGAGCTTCCCAAAGATAATCTCGTTCTCGAGCCCGAGGGGAAGAACACGGCCCCGTGCATCGCGTACGGGACTCTCAGGATCGAAAAGAAGGCCGGCGAGGCGGTCGTCGTCGTTCTGCCGGCGGACCACGCCGTGGGCGACGACGAGGGGTTCAGGGACTCGATAAAATTCGCCGCCGGGGCGGCGGGCGTAAGGCTCGGGGACGGGAGGTATCCGATAATCACCCTCGGCGTGACGCCGACCTCCCCCGAAACCGGGTACGGCTACATAAAGGCCGGTAAGGACGTCATCGAGTCCGGGGATAATCTCAGGGCGCTTAACGTAATAAGGTTCAGCGAGAAGCCCGACCACGAAACGGCCCTCGCGTTTTTAAGGGAGGGTGGTTACTACTGGAACTCGGGCGTCTTCGTATGGAAGACGTCTTCCATAATCTCCGAGTTCGGGGAGATTCTCCCCGAGTGGCACGCGAGGTTCGAGGAGCTCGCGCAGTGGCTCTACAGCTCGTCCGAAAAGGGGGCCGCGGCAGAGTTTTACGGCTCGATCGAAGCGGGCTCCATAGACAAGCTCATCCTGGAGCACTCGTCGCACACGGCCGTCGTTCCCGTGAGCTTCCCCTGGAGCGACGTCGGGAGCTGGAAGGCGCTCGACGAGTATCTTCGTGACGGGGAAGAGGCCAACGTCACGCGGGGTAACGTGATTTCCATTGGCTCCTCGGGCTGCCTCGCCATAGGCGGCAAGAGGCCGGTGGCGATCGTCGGGCTCAGGGACGTCGTGGTGGTCGATTCCGAGGAGGGGATACTCGTCCTCGACAAGGAGAAATCCCAGGACGTCCGGCTCGTCCCGGATGTGCTCGAAAAGGGCCCCCGGGATTCATAGACGCGCGTCTATCGAAAATTGATAAATTTCCTTCGTTATCCTACAATTAAGGACAGCCAGGAATCCATTAAATCTAGACCGGATAAGAGAGAGAATGAGAGAGGGAATTCTGTTTATAGTTTCCGGCCCGTCCGGGGGAGGCAAGACTTCACTCGTGAAAGAGGCGCTCGGGCGCATACGGAACCTGACGTTTTCGGTTTCCGTTACGACGAGGAAGCCGAGGGACGGCGAGGTCGACGGGAAGGATTACACGTTCGTCAGCGAAGAAGCCTTCGGGGAGATGATCAAAGAGGGCAGGTTCGCCGAATATGCAAATGTTCACGGTAACTTGTACGGCACTCCGCTCGCCGAGCTCGAAAATGCGCGGAAGTCGGGCGTGGACATGATACTCGACATAGATATTCAAGGCGCAAGGCAGATAAAGCAAAAGTACGGGGCAGGGGTGTTTTGCTTCGTCCTTCCGTCTTCGTTCGGGATATTGAAGGAAAGGCTCACCGAGAGGGGGAGCGAGAAGACCGGGGACCTCGAGAAACGTCTCACCGAGGCGAAAAGGGAGATGGAAGAGATAAACAACTATGATTATATTATTATTAACGACTCGTTTGACGAGGCCTTCGACTGCCTTTCGGCGGTCATAAAATCGGCCAGGTGCGAGTATTCGAGGGCGGCGGAGAGGATAGGGAAGGATTACTTCGCCTGACGACACATGATAAGACTTAACGACATAATAGAGAGGGTTAACGCCTATCTCTACCTGAGCGATGCGGACGTCGAGCTCCTGAAAAAGGCGTACGTCTACTCGGCCAAGGTGCACGCCGGCCAGACGCGGAGCTCTGGGGAGCCGTACCTGAGCCATCCCCTGGAAGTGAGCTGGATACTGGCGGAGATGAAGCTCGACGTGTCGTCCATAGTCACGGGCCTCCTCCACGATACGGTGGAGGATACGCTCGCGACGCCCGAGGAGATAGAGACCCTCTTCGGGAGCGAGATAGCCTTTCTCGTGGACGGCGTGACAAAGATAAGCCAGCTCCCCTACACCACCAAGATCGAGCGGCAG
The Thermodesulfobacteriota bacterium genome window above contains:
- a CDS encoding aldo/keto reductase produces the protein MEFTKISGTDIESSRIGLGCWAIGGWLWGGSEERESIDTIISALDRGITLIDTAAIYGFGRSEEIVGKAIAEYGNRGKIILATKAGLDWTSGKVYRNSTRDRIMKEVEDSLTRLRTDYIDIYQIHWPDYDTPIEETAKAMNELFERGVIKAIGVSNYSPEQMDVFRKNSPLHTSQPPYNLFERGIEEDILPYCDGNKITMLLYGAICRGLLSGRMNKDTQFEGDDIRKADPKFGEPRFAQYLEAVSLLDEYARKHYGKRVIHLAVRWVLDKAPSHIALWGARRPSQLDPVGDITGWSLKNEDFEAIDRILEEAISEPVGPEFMAPPEHGPA
- a CDS encoding HAD family phosphatase — protein: MINAVIFDMDGVMIDSEPLWEKTERILLARRNIDYSPDYRDKIVGLNQRDSGRLLVDTFDLEETVEEIINERISILTSIYEKELEVIPALAPLLEQLGEEGYRLAVASSSPLRVVNFVLDMFSLRDHFLAVVSGDSVGNGKPHPDIYVHTAETLGVEPAECVAIEDSINGLRSAKGAGMYCIAIPDKRLTPAEFESADVILGSLRELTPGTIKSLDKD
- a CDS encoding cation diffusion facilitator family transporter encodes the protein MFSSCQNHVKDKKLRTAVLSIAVSFTLIIVKIVVGILTNSISILASAVDSFLDIITSSVNYFSIQKSEKPADSEHRFGHGKAEGLAGLFQTFVIWSSALYLVYLSIVRLTEGGELVSVDWGIVVIFVSIFVSYFLAKYIKKVAKETESLVLGADSLHYSVDVYTNTGVVAGLVIIKLTGFYFIDPIISIVIAALIFWSSKDIIIQSVDILMDRELPPDTIDEIEKSIMKYAPEVRSFHKLRTRNAGQAKFVEFHVVMDHTLTFVKSHEIAEDIVREIKDNVPGSEVTIHVDPDKITT
- a CDS encoding zinc ribbon domain-containing protein — its product is MPIYEYRCLDCNEEFEALLLNKDDDVSCLSCHGSNIEKQFSSFGVKSQGETQAPSTSVGGSGGCGHSGCGCGVRS
- a CDS encoding 4'-phosphopantetheinyl transferase superfamily protein, which produces MNRKSVSSLRPRTALDESEIHVWTARPLAFTGEEIERLRRVLSPDESARAEKLRPGNGRDMFVASRGILRRILSLYTGEEPGAIELGYGKGGKPFVKARADAPAVSFNLSHSHELAMYAVAAGKEVGIDVEYLREVRRPEDVIRRFFTETEGEFYRSRPEELKREAFFRLWTFREASVKAGGYGVFTRKGLVIPGPPPAGWLLDPGRPVNIGGSLSLVGIDGPRGYVAAVAVEGEAHHVRKFDFPAGLS
- a CDS encoding cytochrome c biogenesis protein CcdA, encoding MNPAEVQVSWAIAFLAGIVSFLSPCVLPLIPGYVSMVSKMSFEELTGGAAEGKMTKILVPSLLFVLGFSCVFVSLGAGASFLGTFLHQNKVLLLRISGVIIIIFGLFTMDLLKVPFLYRERRLNVGGGNMGNAGIFLLGIAFGFGWTPCVGPILASILLYASTAEGAGKGALLLFVYSIGLGLPFIITGLALSKALTAFGWIKKHYNVYKIVVGGTLVAVGLLMVTNTLFYLNIYGQRVLDSLGIDFWKSF
- a CDS encoding TlpA disulfide reductase family protein; this translates as MKKLFLPLLSAVLLAAALAACEKDGEPISDSKLPKAADFTLSTIDGSKKVSLSDFRGKPVVLNFWASWCGPCKEEIPLFEKSWKEYEGKGVVFVGIDVMDDKKNAEKFVESEGVTYLNLHDPSGDASSRYGVVALPATFFINGDGQIIRQNYGPFVGEDGEKQFKKILSEMSK
- a CDS encoding HAD family phosphatase; its protein translation is MLKAVIFDFDGVIANTEPVHLRAFQRALAGEGVELTEEDYYANYLAYDDRTLFVRLYDDRGLEMESALLAALMERKSLNYDEMIEGNIELLPGAVDFIKSLGGKYRLAIGSGALEAEIMNVLDFAGIRDIFEVIVGADRIANCKPAPDVYLEALRCLNALPGEGGEIAPAECLVIEDSVSGIKAALAAGMKCLAVTNSYSEAELGEAHAVKPGLAGLDPGILGKLF
- a CDS encoding sugar phosphate nucleotidyltransferase, with the protein product MYALIMAGGEGKRFWPLSSREKPKQFLTLTGGKSLIRETVDRVLPLVPIERIFIVTVEKYRDETMKHIPELPKDNLVLEPEGKNTAPCIAYGTLRIEKKAGEAVVVVLPADHAVGDDEGFRDSIKFAAGAAGVRLGDGRYPIITLGVTPTSPETGYGYIKAGKDVIESGDNLRALNVIRFSEKPDHETALAFLREGGYYWNSGVFVWKTSSIISEFGEILPEWHARFEELAQWLYSSSEKGAAAEFYGSIEAGSIDKLILEHSSHTAVVPVSFPWSDVGSWKALDEYLRDGEEANVTRGNVISIGSSGCLAIGGKRPVAIVGLRDVVVVDSEEGILVLDKEKSQDVRLVPDVLEKGPRDS
- the gmk gene encoding guanylate kinase, whose amino-acid sequence is MREGILFIVSGPSGGGKTSLVKEALGRIRNLTFSVSVTTRKPRDGEVDGKDYTFVSEEAFGEMIKEGRFAEYANVHGNLYGTPLAELENARKSGVDMILDIDIQGARQIKQKYGAGVFCFVLPSSFGILKERLTERGSEKTGDLEKRLTEAKREMEEINNYDYIIINDSFDEAFDCLSAVIKSARCEYSRAAERIGKDYFA